A region of Massilia sp. KIM DNA encodes the following proteins:
- a CDS encoding OPT family oligopeptide transporter translates to MPYDPNPTGFKPYIPATAQLPEFTLRALIMGTLLGMVFGASSLYLVLKVGLTVSASIPVAVIAITLFGVARKLGARESTILENSITQTAGSAGESLAFGLGVTMPAILILGFDLEISRVMLVGVLGGLLGILMMIPMRRTMIVDKHGELKYPEGTACAEVLKAAATDVSREAAGESTKGDAEAMRDAKRRAAIIFGGFGIGLLYKSLSVSFKGWKDYVNFEFGAPLKGGSAGAEVSPELLGVGYIIGPRIAFTMAAGGVLSYLLLIPMIKFFGEALTVPLAPGTMLIKDMGPDDIRNAYVLYIGAGAVAAAGLISLVRSMPMIWKSLSSGLAGMGKASSADASVRTERDIPMKWVLIGCLAIIAIITVATPLHMNLLGALLILVFGFLFATVSSRLTGEVGSSSNPISGMAVATLLFTCLIFLALGWTGGQYYVTALSVGAIVCIAASNAGTTSQDLKTGFLVGSTPRYQQYAILCGAFAAALILGPILLKLNDAGTVYVPAAQVAPGLKVDSSTLSATARLEGPQGETDRNTYKVWHKTDSVGGPAGKYLVAEDGKVAYLVDPGINGTHKTRPDGTEVKKYDAPKAVLMSYIIKGILDRELPWTLVLFGVMISVVLEMAGIASLAFTVGVYLPLVSTLPIAVGGLLRWMVDRRNNKLPQYEKLTPEQCQAAGDRSEGTLLASGYIAGGALAGIIIAITAGVLTNFDSSMTEWALASNPFYAGPNADLLTLIPYAAIILLLWWVAREKPGKPADR, encoded by the coding sequence ATGCCCTACGATCCGAATCCGACCGGATTCAAGCCCTATATTCCCGCGACCGCCCAGCTCCCCGAATTCACCCTGCGCGCCCTGATCATGGGCACCTTGCTGGGCATGGTGTTCGGCGCCTCCTCGCTCTACCTGGTGCTGAAGGTCGGCCTGACGGTGAGCGCCTCGATCCCGGTCGCCGTCATCGCCATCACCCTGTTCGGGGTGGCGCGCAAGCTCGGCGCGCGCGAATCGACCATCCTCGAGAACAGCATCACCCAGACCGCCGGCTCGGCCGGCGAGTCGCTGGCCTTCGGCCTGGGCGTGACCATGCCGGCGATCCTGATCCTCGGCTTCGACCTCGAGATCTCGCGCGTCATGCTGGTGGGCGTGCTGGGCGGCCTGCTGGGCATCCTGATGATGATCCCGATGCGCCGCACCATGATCGTTGACAAGCACGGCGAGCTGAAATACCCGGAAGGCACGGCCTGCGCCGAGGTGCTCAAGGCCGCCGCCACCGACGTCTCGCGCGAAGCCGCGGGCGAATCGACCAAGGGCGACGCCGAGGCCATGCGCGACGCCAAACGGCGCGCCGCCATCATCTTCGGCGGCTTCGGCATCGGCCTGCTGTACAAGAGCCTGAGCGTGTCCTTCAAGGGCTGGAAGGATTACGTCAACTTCGAGTTCGGCGCCCCGCTCAAGGGCGGCTCGGCCGGGGCCGAGGTCTCGCCGGAACTGCTGGGCGTGGGATACATCATCGGCCCGCGCATCGCCTTCACGATGGCGGCCGGCGGCGTGCTGTCCTACCTGCTCCTGATCCCGATGATCAAGTTCTTCGGCGAGGCATTGACCGTGCCGCTGGCGCCGGGCACCATGCTGATCAAGGACATGGGGCCGGACGACATCCGCAATGCCTACGTGCTCTACATCGGCGCGGGCGCGGTGGCCGCCGCCGGCCTGATCTCGCTGGTGCGCTCGATGCCCATGATCTGGAAAAGCCTGAGTTCGGGCCTGGCCGGCATGGGCAAGGCGAGCAGCGCCGACGCTTCGGTGCGCACGGAGCGCGACATCCCCATGAAATGGGTGCTGATCGGCTGCCTGGCCATCATCGCCATCATCACCGTCGCCACCCCGCTGCACATGAACCTGCTGGGCGCGCTGCTGATCCTGGTGTTCGGCTTCCTGTTCGCCACCGTGTCCTCGCGCCTGACCGGCGAGGTTGGCTCCTCGTCCAACCCGATCTCGGGCATGGCGGTAGCGACCCTGCTGTTCACCTGCCTGATCTTCCTGGCCCTGGGCTGGACCGGCGGCCAGTATTACGTGACCGCGCTGTCGGTGGGCGCCATCGTCTGCATCGCCGCCAGCAACGCCGGCACCACCTCGCAAGACCTCAAGACCGGCTTCCTGGTCGGCTCGACCCCGCGCTACCAGCAGTACGCGATCCTGTGCGGCGCCTTCGCCGCCGCCCTGATCCTCGGGCCGATCCTGCTCAAGCTGAACGACGCCGGCACCGTCTACGTGCCGGCCGCGCAGGTGGCGCCCGGCCTGAAGGTCGACTCCTCGACGCTCTCGGCAACCGCCCGCCTCGAGGGGCCGCAGGGCGAGACCGACCGCAACACCTACAAGGTCTGGCACAAGACCGACAGCGTGGGCGGCCCGGCCGGCAAATACCTGGTGGCGGAGGACGGCAAGGTGGCCTACCTGGTCGATCCGGGCATCAATGGCACCCACAAGACCCGTCCCGACGGCACCGAGGTGAAGAAGTACGACGCGCCCAAGGCGGTCTTGATGTCCTACATCATCAAGGGCATCCTGGACCGCGAGCTGCCCTGGACCCTGGTGCTGTTCGGGGTGATGATCTCGGTGGTGCTGGAAATGGCGGGAATCGCCTCGCTGGCCTTCACCGTGGGCGTCTACCTGCCGCTGGTGTCGACCCTGCCGATCGCGGTGGGCGGCCTGCTGCGGTGGATGGTCGACCGCCGGAACAACAAGCTGCCGCAGTACGAGAAGCTGACGCCGGAGCAGTGCCAGGCGGCGGGCGACCGCAGCGAAGGCACGCTGCTGGCGTCGGGCTACATCGCGGGCGGCGCGCTGGCCGGCATCATCATCGCCATCACGGCCGGGGTGCTGACCAATTTCGACTCGAGCATGACCGAGTGGGCGCTGGCCTCGAACCCCTTCTACGCCGGGCCGAATGCCGACCTGCTGACCCTGATTCCCTACGCGGCCATCATCCTGCTGCTGTGGTGGGTGGCGCGCGAAAAGCCGGGCAAGCCGGCCGATCGGTAA
- a CDS encoding NADPH-dependent FMN reductase produces the protein MTAIARILAFAGSTRRESSNKKLSRAAAHAAVAAHTSVTWIDLRDHPLPLYDADIEAQGLPPALLRLRALFAGHDAFIVASPEYNGFFPPVLKNALDWLSRPALGEERHAVFAGRPVLLLSAVAGRSGGPAGLQQLRRQFEHLRASPFGRQFVLPQAHGAFDERGRLLDPQLGAELSDTVARFAEAIRPAVPA, from the coding sequence ATGACCGCGATCGCCCGCATCCTCGCCTTCGCCGGCAGCACCCGCCGCGAATCGAGCAACAAGAAACTCAGCCGCGCCGCCGCCCACGCGGCCGTGGCCGCGCACACCAGCGTCACCTGGATCGACCTGCGCGACCATCCGCTGCCCCTGTACGACGCCGACATCGAGGCGCAGGGCCTGCCGCCCGCGCTGCTGCGCCTGCGCGCGCTGTTCGCGGGCCACGACGCCTTCATCGTCGCCTCGCCCGAGTACAACGGCTTCTTCCCGCCGGTGCTCAAGAACGCGCTCGACTGGCTGTCGCGGCCCGCGCTGGGCGAGGAGCGCCACGCGGTCTTCGCCGGCCGCCCGGTGCTGCTGCTGTCGGCCGTGGCCGGACGCTCGGGCGGCCCGGCCGGCCTGCAGCAATTGCGCCGCCAGTTCGAGCACCTCAGGGCGTCGCCCTTCGGCCGCCAGTTCGTGCTGCCGCAGGCCCACGGCGCCTTCGACGAACGCGGCCGCCTGCTCGACCCCCAGCTCGGCGCCGAGCTGAGCGACACGGTGGCCCGCTTCGCCGAGGCGATCCGGCCCGCCGTTCCCGCATGA
- a CDS encoding class II aldolase/adducin family protein yields the protein MAEAEAAQQLGSEVLAFAEQVRRTAAQAFAVLRETGSLTANGTVGFVERVPGEDKVVVVNDPGPFRKGEEPVASIVGLDGTVYQGNPAGGSRYLKLFREQPDVTSISHVHSPSLGAWAQTHRTLPIRYVPVQRFQLVREIPIYIDRRQPEVDFILDEIGKNPHAVAILEANGGATVWGRQGLQKLAEFILILEEGASIQIQAEALGGSRDFGPGVLRQQWKMSNLLETARSLSLLPASDL from the coding sequence ATGGCAGAAGCAGAAGCGGCACAACAACTCGGCAGCGAGGTCCTGGCCTTCGCGGAACAGGTGCGCAGGACGGCGGCCCAGGCTTTCGCGGTCCTGCGCGAGACCGGCAGCCTGACCGCCAACGGCACCGTCGGCTTCGTCGAGCGCGTGCCCGGCGAAGACAAGGTGGTGGTGGTCAACGACCCGGGACCCTTCCGCAAGGGCGAGGAACCGGTGGCCTCGATCGTGGGCCTGGACGGCACCGTCTACCAGGGCAATCCGGCCGGCGGCAGCCGTTACCTCAAGCTGTTCCGCGAGCAGCCGGACGTCACCTCGATCTCCCACGTGCATTCGCCCTCGCTGGGCGCCTGGGCCCAGACCCACCGCACGCTGCCGATCCGCTACGTGCCGGTCCAGCGCTTCCAGCTGGTGCGCGAGATTCCGATCTACATCGATCGCCGCCAGCCGGAAGTCGATTTCATCCTCGACGAGATCGGCAAGAACCCGCACGCCGTCGCGATCCTCGAAGCCAATGGCGGCGCCACCGTCTGGGGACGCCAGGGCCTGCAGAAGCTGGCCGAATTCATCCTGATCCTGGAAGAGGGCGCCAGCATCCAGATCCAGGCCGAGGCCCTGGGCGGCTCGCGCGACTTCGGTCCTGGGGTGCTGCGCCAGCAGTGGAAGATGAGCAATCTGCTGGAGACGGCGCGCTCGCTGTCCCTGCTGCCGGCGAGCGACCTGTAA
- a CDS encoding penicillin-binding protein 1A yields the protein MTKSTSAPGPGKKRQSRIVLILLILFAAILLAFAAAATYVMTAIMPNVPAIDAVTDYRPKIPLRIYTADKVLIGQFGVEHRDFVPIDKVPPMMKKALLAIEDTRFYEHGGIDWIRAMGAAKSNLGGGFRQGASTITMQVARNFFLSREKVISRKLTEIALAYKIEAALSKDQILELYMNQIYLGQRAYGFSSAARSYFGKSLDQLSLAEIAMLAGLPQNPARHNPVANPKRAEQRQHAVLRRLLDLGEISDAQYRQAMTEPLRIKRDALQTYDTHADYVAELARQAVYDQFKEEAYTRGITVVTTIVSSEQEAAYQSVRRNVIAYDQRHGYRGPEARIELPLDPDEREDAIVEALQKRPASDGLLPAMVLAASPSVVKVETLAGEEIEIRGAGLKFAARGLSDKASAAHRIAPGAIVRVSRSDKNEWSITQVPQVAAAFVAIDAETGSYHALVGGFDYNLQKFNHVTQAWRQPGSVIKPFIYSAALERGYSPSTRILDEPLDLPGEDNGETWSPQNDDGVYDGEVTLRRSLAHSKNVPTVRLIRALGVDAAHDWLGHFGFDPARQPRNLTLALGTGAVTPLQLAGAYAVFANGGYRVKPYLIASITDGNGAVILENKPPKPYQEENRAISARNAFVTDSILRDVTRYGTAAAATQRLGRADLAGKTGTTSDAIDGWFAGYAGKVVAVAWMGYDEPRSLGGREFGATLAMPIWIDYMKVALDKRPEVEPVAPEDVMRDDGDWIYPEFFDAPELRTIDIDPALDEPQAPAVAPEGEAAPDAPDAPAQAPPAAPIPAPPPAPPAIPVSPATPATQLR from the coding sequence GTGACCAAGTCCACCAGCGCGCCCGGCCCGGGCAAGAAGCGCCAGAGCCGGATCGTCCTGATCCTGCTCATCCTCTTCGCCGCCATCCTGCTCGCCTTCGCGGCCGCCGCCACCTATGTGATGACGGCGATCATGCCCAACGTGCCGGCGATCGACGCGGTGACCGACTACCGGCCCAAGATCCCGCTGCGCATCTACACCGCCGACAAGGTCCTGATCGGCCAGTTCGGCGTCGAGCACCGCGACTTCGTCCCGATCGACAAGGTGCCGCCGATGATGAAGAAGGCCTTGCTGGCGATCGAGGACACCCGCTTCTACGAGCACGGCGGCATCGACTGGATCCGCGCCATGGGCGCGGCGAAATCCAACCTGGGCGGCGGTTTCCGCCAGGGCGCCTCGACCATCACCATGCAGGTGGCGCGCAACTTCTTCCTGTCGCGCGAAAAGGTCATTTCGCGCAAGCTGACCGAGATCGCCCTCGCCTACAAGATCGAGGCCGCCTTGAGCAAGGACCAGATCCTGGAGCTGTACATGAACCAGATCTACCTCGGGCAGCGCGCCTACGGCTTCTCGAGCGCGGCGCGCAGCTACTTCGGCAAGTCCCTGGACCAGCTCTCGCTGGCCGAGATCGCGATGCTGGCCGGCCTGCCGCAGAACCCGGCCCGCCACAACCCGGTGGCCAACCCCAAGCGCGCCGAGCAGCGCCAGCACGCGGTGCTGCGTCGCCTGCTCGACCTGGGCGAGATCAGCGACGCGCAATACCGCCAGGCGATGACCGAGCCGCTGCGCATCAAGCGCGACGCCCTGCAGACCTACGACACCCACGCCGACTACGTGGCCGAGCTGGCGCGCCAGGCGGTCTACGACCAGTTCAAGGAAGAAGCCTACACGCGCGGCATCACCGTCGTCACCACCATCGTCTCCAGCGAGCAGGAGGCGGCCTACCAGTCGGTGCGGCGCAACGTGATCGCCTACGACCAGCGGCACGGCTACCGCGGCCCCGAGGCGCGCATCGAACTGCCGCTCGATCCGGACGAGCGCGAGGACGCCATCGTCGAGGCCTTGCAGAAGCGCCCCGCCAGCGACGGCCTGCTGCCGGCCATGGTGCTGGCCGCCAGCCCCAGCGTGGTGAAGGTCGAGACCCTGGCCGGCGAAGAGATCGAGATCCGCGGCGCCGGCCTGAAGTTCGCGGCGCGCGGCTTGTCGGACAAGGCCTCCGCGGCGCACCGGATCGCCCCCGGCGCCATCGTCCGCGTCAGCCGCTCCGACAAGAACGAGTGGTCGATCACCCAGGTGCCGCAGGTGGCGGCTGCCTTCGTGGCGATCGACGCCGAGACCGGGTCCTACCATGCGCTGGTGGGCGGCTTCGACTACAACCTGCAGAAGTTCAACCACGTGACCCAGGCCTGGCGCCAGCCCGGCTCGGTCATCAAGCCCTTCATCTATTCGGCCGCGCTGGAACGCGGCTACTCGCCGTCCACCCGCATCCTCGACGAGCCGCTCGACCTGCCGGGCGAGGACAATGGGGAAACCTGGTCGCCGCAGAACGACGACGGCGTCTACGACGGGGAAGTCACGCTTCGCCGCTCGCTCGCGCATTCGAAGAACGTGCCGACCGTGCGCCTGATCCGCGCGCTCGGCGTGGACGCGGCCCACGACTGGCTCGGCCACTTCGGCTTCGACCCGGCGCGCCAGCCCAGGAACCTGACCCTGGCCCTGGGCACCGGCGCGGTCACGCCGCTGCAGCTGGCCGGCGCCTACGCGGTGTTCGCCAACGGCGGCTACCGCGTCAAGCCCTACCTGATCGCCAGCATCACCGATGGCAACGGCGCCGTCATCCTCGAGAACAAGCCGCCCAAGCCCTACCAGGAGGAAAATCGCGCCATCAGCGCGCGCAACGCCTTCGTCACCGACAGCATCCTGCGCGACGTGACCCGCTACGGCACCGCCGCCGCCGCGACCCAGCGCCTGGGCCGCGCCGACCTGGCCGGCAAGACCGGCACCACCAGCGACGCCATCGACGGCTGGTTCGCCGGCTATGCGGGCAAGGTGGTGGCCGTGGCCTGGATGGGCTACGACGAGCCGCGTTCGCTGGGCGGCCGCGAGTTCGGCGCCACGCTGGCGATGCCGATCTGGATCGACTACATGAAAGTGGCCCTGGACAAGCGGCCGGAGGTGGAGCCGGTGGCGCCGGAAGACGTGATGCGCGATGATGGCGACTGGATCTATCCGGAATTCTTCGACGCGCCCGAGCTGCGCACCATCGACATCGATCCGGCGCTCGACGAGCCGCAGGCCCCAGCCGTCGCCCCGGAGGGCGAGGCCGCGCCGGACGCGCCGGACGCGCCGGCTCAGGCGCCGCCCGCCGCGCCGATTCCAGCCCCGCCGCCGGCGCCGCCGGCGATCCCGGTGAGCCCGGCGACCCCGGCGACCCAGCTGCGCTGA
- a CDS encoding MFS transporter: protein MAAELATGAAADGGELRRFLIGFVGLTLLSGLTIGMNKVLGTLLGLHLHVSNLELAVISSAESVAMALGTLPAGRLLAQGDPRRWYGGVSLALAGLFCALPWLPGWHWVALAMFVVGLCISVRIVAMSTVFLIRLPELGQARAGWYRGTLMLGIQFAGPLTGNYLIAHLGLHAGFLVSGAAFAALALLGWQVLPAQPVRRESQPGAPAALRSLLRLPEVRLTYAFEILASFTASSVGVFSLLLAIRELHWPRQHAVWLMAAQGLAYVGVLLFLGRAVLGSPARARIYAAAHGAIMLALLLFGAWPHSLAYLAAALLLGAGLGVNNLVNTDRIARAPVDKARVSAHLTLFGMAGGSAGALLAGRLADGIGLRTVFLLWLLPWAAAWLVFHLPTTRKTS from the coding sequence GTGGCGGCGGAGCTTGCCACCGGGGCCGCCGCCGACGGGGGCGAGCTGCGCCGCTTCCTGATCGGCTTCGTCGGCCTGACCCTGCTGTCCGGCCTGACGATCGGCATGAACAAGGTGCTGGGCACCCTGCTGGGCCTGCACCTGCATGTCAGCAACCTGGAGCTCGCCGTGATCAGCTCGGCCGAATCGGTGGCGATGGCGCTCGGCACCTTGCCCGCGGGCCGGCTGCTGGCCCAGGGCGACCCGCGCCGCTGGTACGGCGGCGTGAGCCTGGCCCTGGCCGGCCTGTTCTGCGCGCTGCCCTGGCTGCCCGGCTGGCACTGGGTGGCGCTGGCCATGTTCGTGGTGGGCCTGTGCATCTCGGTGCGCATCGTGGCCATGAGCACCGTGTTCCTGATCCGCCTGCCGGAGCTGGGCCAGGCCAGGGCCGGCTGGTACCGCGGCACCCTGATGCTCGGCATCCAGTTCGCCGGCCCCCTGACCGGCAACTACCTGATCGCCCACCTCGGGCTGCACGCGGGCTTCCTGGTGTCGGGCGCGGCCTTCGCCGCGCTCGCCCTGCTGGGCTGGCAGGTGCTGCCGGCCCAGCCGGTGCGGCGCGAGTCGCAGCCGGGGGCGCCGGCGGCGCTGCGCAGCCTGCTGCGCCTGCCCGAAGTGCGGCTCACCTATGCCTTCGAGATCCTGGCCAGCTTCACGGCCTCCAGCGTCGGGGTGTTTTCCCTGCTGCTGGCGATCCGCGAGCTGCACTGGCCGCGCCAGCACGCCGTGTGGCTGATGGCGGCCCAGGGCCTGGCCTATGTAGGCGTGCTGCTGTTCCTGGGCCGCGCGGTGCTGGGCAGCCCGGCGCGCGCGCGCATCTACGCGGCGGCCCACGGCGCGATCATGCTGGCCCTGCTGCTGTTCGGGGCCTGGCCGCACAGCCTGGCCTATCTGGCGGCGGCGCTGCTGCTGGGCGCCGGGCTGGGCGTCAACAACCTGGTCAACACCGACCGCATCGCGCGCGCGCCGGTCGACAAGGCGCGCGTGTCGGCCCACCTGACCCTGTTCGGCATGGCCGGCGGCAGCGCCGGCGCGCTGCTGGCGGGCCGCCTTGCCGACGGCATCGGCCTGCGCACCGTCTTCCTGCTCTGGCTGCTGCCCTGGGCGGCCGCCTGGCTGGTCTTTCATTTACCTACAACGAGGAAAACATCATGA
- a CDS encoding sigma-54-dependent Fis family transcriptional regulator: protein MNLSTQHLPDDFARAAHLARGGGPDAEPLVAFTHAPKTSLLVRATAFVFADPRSRALQELIERIAPSEATVLITGETGTGKELIARHVHALSRRGGGKFVAINCGAFSETLIESELFGYERGAFTGASQSKPGWFESANGGTLFLDEIGDLPLPMQVKLLRVLQEREVVRLGSRQPVPIDVRLMAATNVDLAEAVRAGRFREDLYYRLQVVSLPLLPLRERPGDVMPLARHFLQSYAERLHLGEVTLAPDAELALRQYPWPGNIRELENVIHRALLVCREARVSALDLGLSPLMAMAPAAPPGAPAPASTPAPAPAPPSYFGAFAPAAPAPPAAAPESERFRAAWQALLDSGEQITFEALQLQLVLAAWESSDRNQLRTARYLDISRNVLRTYLKKAGVLA, encoded by the coding sequence ATGAACCTGAGCACCCAACACCTCCCCGACGATTTCGCCCGCGCGGCCCACCTCGCGCGCGGCGGCGGTCCGGACGCCGAGCCGCTGGTGGCCTTCACCCATGCCCCCAAGACCAGCCTGCTGGTGCGCGCCACCGCCTTCGTGTTCGCCGACCCGCGCTCGCGCGCGCTGCAGGAGCTGATCGAACGCATCGCGCCGAGCGAAGCGACGGTCCTGATCACCGGCGAAACCGGCACCGGCAAGGAGCTCATCGCGCGCCACGTCCACGCCCTGAGCCGCCGCGGCGGCGGCAAGTTCGTGGCGATCAACTGCGGCGCGTTTTCCGAGACCCTGATCGAGAGCGAGTTGTTCGGTTACGAGCGCGGCGCCTTCACCGGCGCCAGCCAGTCCAAGCCGGGCTGGTTCGAGAGCGCCAACGGCGGCACCCTGTTCCTGGACGAGATCGGCGACCTGCCGCTGCCGATGCAGGTCAAGCTGTTGCGGGTGCTGCAGGAGCGCGAGGTGGTGCGCCTGGGCTCGCGCCAGCCGGTCCCGATCGACGTGCGCCTGATGGCCGCCACCAACGTCGACCTGGCGGAGGCGGTGCGGGCAGGGCGCTTCCGCGAGGACTTGTACTATCGCCTCCAGGTGGTGTCGCTGCCGCTGCTGCCGCTGCGCGAGCGGCCGGGCGACGTGATGCCTTTGGCGCGCCATTTCCTGCAGAGTTACGCCGAGCGCCTGCACCTGGGCGAAGTGACCCTGGCGCCCGATGCGGAACTGGCCTTGCGCCAGTACCCGTGGCCGGGGAATATCCGCGAGCTCGAGAACGTGATCCACCGCGCGCTGCTGGTGTGCCGCGAGGCCAGGGTGAGCGCGCTCGATCTCGGCTTGTCGCCGCTGATGGCCATGGCGCCGGCAGCGCCGCCCGGCGCGCCTGCGCCCGCGTCGACTCCCGCGCCCGCGCCCGCGCCGCCGTCCTACTTCGGCGCCTTCGCGCCGGCGGCTCCTGCGCCGCCGGCCGCGGCGCCCGAATCCGAACGCTTCCGCGCCGCCTGGCAAGCCCTGCTCGATTCCGGCGAGCAGATCACCTTCGAGGCGCTGCAGCTCCAGCTGGTGCTGGCCGCCTGGGAGAGCAGCGACCGCAACCAGTTGCGCACCGCACGCTACCTCGACATCAGCCGCAACGTGCTGCGCACCTACCTCAAGAAAGCCGGCGTCCTGGCCTGA
- a CDS encoding ABC transporter substrate-binding protein, protein MSIDTIWFTRCPVPTATGLAYKLGWLAREFEPDGIAIRTLQEVGGEQARHHYDHGLPTLIREGGNLFALPARAQGAATRLIGLTWIDEWQAILVRPGSGIAGPADLEGKRLALPVYRRIDLQENRRGRSIARGMSLAGYHGALASAGLTLSDVRLVEVGEDGSAPSCAPPGASLWQGIAALERGEVDAVYVKGAAAVEAARAAGVVVGIDLDKLPERRFRVNNGTPRPITVHQDFLDHHFDLVVRFLGQTLRAAEWARSRREEVLAILQGETRAGGAAVATAYRDGFHAALAPDLSEERLSLFEQQKNFQLTHGFLDRDVDVRAWADHRPLAAAREWLRATQARAA, encoded by the coding sequence ATGAGCATCGACACGATCTGGTTCACCCGCTGCCCCGTCCCCACCGCCACCGGCCTGGCCTACAAGCTGGGCTGGCTCGCGCGCGAGTTCGAGCCCGACGGCATCGCCATCCGCACCCTGCAGGAGGTGGGCGGCGAGCAGGCGCGCCACCATTACGACCATGGCTTGCCGACCCTGATCCGCGAGGGCGGCAACCTGTTCGCGCTGCCGGCCCGCGCCCAGGGCGCCGCCACGCGCCTGATCGGCCTGACCTGGATCGACGAATGGCAGGCGATCCTGGTGCGCCCCGGCTCCGGCATCGCCGGCCCGGCCGACCTGGAAGGCAAGCGCCTGGCGCTGCCGGTCTACCGCCGCATCGACCTGCAGGAAAACCGGCGCGGGCGCAGCATCGCGCGCGGCATGAGCCTGGCCGGCTACCACGGGGCCCTCGCCAGCGCCGGGCTCACCCTGTCCGACGTGCGCCTGGTCGAGGTGGGCGAGGACGGCAGCGCGCCGTCCTGCGCGCCGCCCGGCGCCAGCCTGTGGCAGGGCATCGCCGCCCTCGAGCGCGGCGAGGTGGACGCGGTCTACGTCAAGGGCGCGGCGGCGGTGGAGGCCGCGCGCGCCGCCGGCGTGGTGGTCGGGATCGATCTCGACAAGCTGCCCGAGCGCCGCTTCCGGGTCAACAACGGCACGCCGCGTCCGATCACCGTGCACCAGGATTTCCTCGACCATCATTTCGACCTGGTGGTGCGCTTCCTGGGCCAGACCCTGCGCGCCGCCGAGTGGGCGCGCAGCCGCCGCGAGGAAGTGCTGGCGATCCTGCAGGGCGAGACCCGCGCCGGCGGCGCCGCGGTGGCGACGGCTTACCGCGACGGCTTCCACGCCGCGCTGGCGCCCGACCTGTCGGAAGAGCGCCTGTCCCTGTTCGAACAGCAGAAGAACTTCCAGCTGACCCACGGCTTCCTGGATCGCGACGTCGACGTGCGCGCCTGGGCCGACCACCGCCCGCTGGCGGCGGCCCGGGAGTGGCTGCGGGCCACGCAGGCCCGGGCGGCGTAG
- a CDS encoding ABC transporter substrate-binding protein gives MSHKLLDTLWYTRCPVPTGLGIAVQQGWLDAALAARGTAVQSLRESSERAVRESHFDHSLRNSVRHGGNIPAVWARAAGRDTRLLGLSWSDETQRILSLPDSGIRTVRDLKGRRFGLPKWVNAQIDFARAQAIRGLENALRLEGLEVSEVELVDYVIEQGQSDAPAERVAGTNVFGGQRRGGQAAELAGLLRGEVDAIFLKGAQAAQLAQLFGLHTVIDTGAHPDPLVRANNGTPRTLTVDAHLVEQHFEVAVDIVSQVLRAQDWARAHPDDTRRFLARESNTSEY, from the coding sequence ATGAGTCACAAGCTGCTTGACACCCTGTGGTACACCCGCTGCCCGGTCCCGACCGGCCTGGGCATCGCCGTGCAGCAGGGCTGGCTGGACGCGGCGCTGGCCGCCAGGGGCACCGCGGTGCAGTCGCTGCGCGAGTCGAGCGAGCGCGCGGTGCGCGAATCGCACTTCGACCACAGCCTGCGCAATTCGGTCCGCCATGGCGGCAACATCCCGGCCGTGTGGGCCCGCGCGGCGGGCCGCGACACGCGCCTGCTCGGGCTGTCCTGGTCGGACGAGACCCAGCGCATCCTGAGCCTGCCCGACAGCGGGATCCGCACCGTGCGCGACCTCAAGGGACGCCGCTTCGGGCTGCCGAAATGGGTGAACGCCCAGATCGACTTCGCGCGCGCCCAGGCCATCCGGGGCCTGGAGAACGCGCTGCGGCTGGAGGGCCTGGAAGTGAGCGAGGTCGAACTGGTCGACTACGTGATCGAGCAGGGCCAGAGCGACGCGCCGGCCGAGCGCGTGGCCGGCACCAACGTGTTCGGCGGCCAGCGCCGCGGCGGCCAGGCGGCCGAGCTGGCGGGACTGCTGCGTGGCGAGGTCGACGCGATCTTCCTGAAGGGCGCCCAGGCGGCCCAGCTGGCCCAGCTCTTCGGCCTGCACACCGTGATCGACACCGGCGCCCATCCGGACCCGCTGGTGCGCGCCAACAACGGCACCCCGCGCACCCTGACGGTGGACGCGCACCTGGTGGAGCAGCACTTCGAGGTGGCGGTGGACATCGTGTCCCAGGTGCTGCGGGCCCAGGACTGGGCGCGCGCCCATCCGGACGACACCCGGCGCTTCCTGGCGCGCGAGTCCAATACCAGCGAATACTAG